A region of Streptomyces halobius DNA encodes the following proteins:
- a CDS encoding 6-phosphofructokinase has product MRIGVLTGGGDCPGLNAVIRGAVRKGTQEHGYEFVGFRDGWRGPLEGDTVPLDIPAVRGILPRGGTILGSSRTNPLKADDGVHRIKETLRKQEVDALITIGGEDTLGVAARLHGEYGVPCVGVPKTIDNDLSATDYTFGFNTAVGVATEAIDRLHTTAESHMRVLVVEVMGRHAGWIALHSGLAGGANVILIPEQRFDIEQVCRWIDSRFKVRYAPIVVVAEGAMPKDGQMVLKDGSTDSFGHVRLSGVGEWLAKEIEARTGKEARTTVLGHTQRGGTPSAFDRWLATRFGLHAIDAVRDGDFGKMVALRGTDIVRVPIAEATAKLKTVDPSLYSECGVFFG; this is encoded by the coding sequence ATGCGGATCGGAGTACTGACGGGCGGCGGCGACTGCCCCGGTCTGAACGCGGTGATCCGGGGCGCCGTCCGCAAGGGCACCCAGGAGCACGGATACGAGTTCGTCGGCTTCCGCGACGGCTGGCGCGGGCCGCTGGAGGGCGACACGGTCCCGCTGGACATCCCGGCGGTCCGCGGCATTCTGCCCCGAGGCGGCACGATTCTGGGCTCGTCGCGGACCAACCCCCTCAAGGCGGACGACGGCGTCCACCGGATCAAGGAGACGCTGCGCAAGCAGGAGGTCGACGCGCTGATCACGATCGGCGGCGAGGACACCCTCGGCGTCGCCGCCCGCCTCCACGGTGAATACGGCGTGCCCTGCGTCGGCGTCCCCAAGACCATCGACAACGACCTCTCGGCCACGGACTACACCTTCGGCTTCAACACCGCCGTCGGCGTGGCCACCGAGGCCATCGACCGGCTGCACACCACCGCCGAATCCCATATGCGGGTGCTGGTCGTCGAGGTGATGGGCCGGCACGCCGGCTGGATCGCGCTGCACTCGGGCCTGGCCGGCGGGGCGAATGTCATCCTCATCCCCGAGCAGCGCTTCGACATCGAGCAGGTCTGCCGCTGGATCGACTCCCGCTTCAAGGTCCGCTACGCCCCGATCGTGGTCGTCGCCGAGGGCGCGATGCCCAAGGACGGCCAGATGGTGCTCAAGGACGGCTCCACCGACTCCTTCGGGCATGTCCGTCTGTCGGGCGTGGGGGAGTGGCTGGCCAAGGAGATCGAGGCGCGTACGGGCAAGGAGGCCCGGACCACGGTGCTCGGGCACACCCAGCGCGGTGGCACCCCCAGCGCCTTCGACCGCTGGCTGGCCACTCGCTTCGGGCTGCACGCCATCGACGCGGTGCGGGACGGCGACTTCGGGAAGATGGTCGCCCTGCGCGGTACGGACATCGTCCGGGTGCCGATCGCCGAGGCGACCGCGAAGCTCAAGACCGTCGATCCGTCGCTCTACTCCGAGTGCGGCGTCTTCTTCGGCTGA
- a CDS encoding 2-hydroxyacid dehydrogenase encodes MEIVAFGVQADEQPLLARAFEGRHQVRSLDVVLNRDTVPIAHGYEIVSSNVNADLSADVLQTLSAGGTKMIAQRATGFNNIDLEAAADLLMTIGRVAAYSPYAVAEFAWGLALAVNRHLVPAAGRTRHFDFRLDGLMGRDLRGRTAGVMGTGRIGEAFTRIAHGFGMRLLGWDIAENPRCAALGMKYVGKDQLFAEADLVSLHVPLLETTWHLVDASALAAMKDDAILINSSRGGLIDTAALVETLKAGRLTGVGLDVYEEEAGLFNCDRSLDVIRDDILARLMTFPNVLVTSHQAYFTEEAVGQIIETTVTNVQDYLAGRTNENMLVTRGQLPTAPR; translated from the coding sequence GTGGAGATCGTCGCATTCGGCGTGCAGGCGGACGAGCAGCCGCTGCTGGCGAGGGCCTTCGAAGGCCGTCACCAGGTCCGCAGCCTGGATGTCGTCCTCAACCGCGACACCGTCCCCATCGCGCACGGCTACGAGATCGTCAGCAGCAACGTCAATGCCGATCTGAGCGCCGATGTCCTGCAGACCCTCTCGGCCGGCGGCACCAAGATGATCGCTCAGCGCGCCACCGGCTTCAACAACATCGATCTGGAGGCCGCGGCCGACCTCCTCATGACCATCGGCCGGGTCGCCGCCTACTCGCCGTACGCGGTCGCGGAATTCGCCTGGGGCCTCGCGCTGGCCGTGAACCGGCATCTCGTACCCGCCGCCGGCCGCACCCGGCACTTCGATTTCCGGCTGGACGGCCTGATGGGCCGCGATCTGCGCGGCCGTACGGCGGGTGTGATGGGCACCGGCCGGATCGGCGAGGCGTTCACCCGGATCGCCCATGGCTTCGGTATGCGTCTGCTCGGCTGGGACATCGCCGAGAACCCCCGCTGTGCCGCGCTCGGCATGAAGTACGTCGGCAAGGACCAGCTCTTCGCCGAGGCGGACCTGGTCTCCCTGCACGTCCCGCTGCTGGAGACCACCTGGCATCTCGTCGACGCGAGTGCGCTGGCCGCGATGAAGGACGACGCGATCCTGATCAACTCCAGCCGCGGCGGGCTGATCGACACCGCCGCCCTCGTCGAGACGCTCAAGGCGGGCCGGCTGACCGGCGTCGGCCTGGACGTCTACGAGGAGGAGGCCGGGCTGTTCAACTGCGACCGGTCCCTGGACGTGATCAGGGACGACATCCTCGCCCGCCTGATGACGTTCCCGAATGTGCTGGTCACCTCGCACCAGGCGTATTTCACCGAAGAAGCGGTCGGCCAGATCATCGAGACCACCGTGACCAACGTCCAGGACTATCTGGCCGGCCGCACCAACGAGAACATGCTGGTCACACGAGGACAGCTGCCAACAGCCCCGCGATGA
- a CDS encoding anthranilate synthase family protein codes for MPREPLAPTDATPAATALIRRLLDPACPPFALLRRRTPGRDTAGSPATVEVLIGEVDEVELLADIPLGDGVPDAPVTDALALIPFRQIRERGFRAHDDGTPLAVLRPRETAELPLDELLAALPAHDVRVTDGAFDVDDTAYAEIVERVVRDEIGTGEGANFVIRRTFEGVIDGFSAADALALFRRLLAGERGAYWTYVVHRPGVRTLVGASPEAHVRMTGGRGEREALSAVGGGRRAGTVVMNPISGTYRYPAGGPTPESLLAFLGDRKEVEELSMVVDEELKMMCTVGDQGGVVIGPRLKEMAHLAHTEYELRGRSTLDVREVLRETMFAATVTGSPVQNACRVIERYEPVGPDGRGRGYYAGALALIGRDAGGAQTLDSAILIRTADIAGGGTSRSWGSPRSSAVESGGEAESGGGGLRVPVGATLVRASDPHGEVAETHAKAAGVLTALGVRPAPGHGAGGAAGEPPRLADDPRVRAALDARRADLAPFWLRMRSTAPTAALSGHALVIDGEDTFTAMLAHLLRTSGLTVTVRRYDAPGLREAAHAHRGPVVLGPGPGDPSDTTDPKMRFLRSLTAELIAEHQHGPARRPAFPELSTPFEQGSSPSPHRGSSDRPILGVCLGHELLAAELGLEIVRKDVPFQGAQERIDFFGRPETVGFYNTFTARCDDTTAAELAMHRIELSRDAATGEVHALRGPGFAGVQFHPESVLTLDGAGVIAGLLAAVLV; via the coding sequence ATGCCCCGCGAGCCCCTCGCACCGACCGACGCCACCCCGGCCGCCACCGCGCTCATCCGGCGGCTGCTCGACCCCGCCTGCCCGCCGTTCGCCCTGCTCCGCCGCCGCACCCCCGGGCGGGACACGGCCGGCTCCCCCGCCACCGTCGAAGTGCTCATCGGCGAGGTGGACGAGGTCGAGCTGCTGGCCGACATCCCGCTGGGCGACGGTGTGCCGGACGCGCCCGTGACCGACGCGCTGGCACTGATCCCGTTCCGGCAGATCCGCGAGCGCGGCTTCCGCGCGCACGACGACGGCACTCCGCTGGCCGTGCTGCGCCCCCGGGAGACCGCCGAACTCCCCCTGGACGAACTGCTGGCGGCCCTTCCGGCGCATGACGTGCGGGTGACGGACGGGGCGTTCGATGTGGACGACACGGCGTACGCGGAGATCGTCGAGCGGGTGGTCCGGGACGAGATCGGCACCGGTGAGGGCGCGAACTTCGTCATCCGCCGGACGTTCGAAGGAGTGATCGACGGCTTCTCGGCCGCCGACGCTCTGGCGCTGTTCCGCCGGCTGCTGGCCGGGGAGCGCGGCGCGTACTGGACGTATGTCGTCCACCGGCCCGGGGTGCGCACGCTGGTGGGCGCCAGCCCCGAGGCGCACGTCCGGATGACAGGCGGGAGGGGCGAGCGCGAAGCGCTCTCGGCTGTGGGTGGCGGGCGACGGGCGGGAACGGTCGTGATGAACCCGATCAGCGGTACGTACCGGTATCCGGCCGGCGGTCCCACCCCCGAGAGCCTGCTGGCGTTTCTCGGCGACCGCAAGGAGGTCGAGGAGCTGTCCATGGTGGTGGACGAGGAGCTGAAGATGATGTGCACCGTCGGCGACCAGGGCGGTGTGGTGATCGGGCCCCGGCTCAAGGAAATGGCCCATCTGGCCCATACCGAATACGAGTTGCGCGGCCGGTCCACCCTCGATGTGCGGGAGGTCCTCAGGGAGACGATGTTCGCGGCGACGGTCACCGGGTCGCCGGTGCAGAACGCCTGCCGGGTCATCGAGCGGTATGAGCCGGTGGGCCCTGACGGGCGCGGGCGGGGCTACTACGCGGGCGCCCTGGCACTCATCGGCCGGGACGCCGGGGGTGCGCAGACCCTGGACTCGGCGATCCTGATCCGTACCGCCGATATCGCCGGTGGGGGCACCTCCCGCTCATGGGGGTCCCCCCGCTCAAGCGCAGTCGAGAGTGGGGGAGAAGCCGAGAGCGGGGGAGGCGGGCTGCGGGTGCCCGTCGGCGCCACCCTGGTCCGCGCCTCCGACCCGCACGGCGAGGTCGCCGAGACCCACGCCAAGGCCGCCGGGGTGCTCACCGCCCTCGGGGTGCGGCCCGCGCCCGGCCACGGTGCGGGCGGCGCCGCCGGGGAGCCGCCGCGGCTGGCCGACGATCCGCGGGTGCGGGCCGCGCTGGACGCCCGCCGCGCCGACCTCGCGCCCTTCTGGCTGCGGATGCGGAGCACCGCGCCGACCGCGGCGCTGAGCGGCCACGCACTGGTCATCGACGGCGAGGACACCTTCACCGCGATGCTGGCGCATCTGCTGCGCACCTCCGGACTGACCGTCACCGTCCGCCGCTACGACGCACCGGGACTGCGCGAGGCCGCCCACGCGCACCGGGGGCCGGTCGTGCTGGGCCCGGGGCCGGGCGACCCGTCCGACACCACCGACCCCAAGATGCGTTTTCTGCGTTCGCTGACGGCGGAACTCATAGCGGAGCACCAGCACGGGCCCGCCCGTCGCCCGGCCTTCCCCGAGCTCTCGACTCCGTTCGAGCAGGGGAGTTCCCCATCCCCTCATCGAGGTTCTTCGGACCGCCCAATTCTGGGGGTCTGCCTCGGGCACGAACTGCTCGCCGCCGAGCTGGGACTGGAGATCGTACGCAAGGACGTGCCGTTCCAGGGCGCACAGGAGCGGATCGACTTCTTCGGGCGCCCGGAGACGGTCGGCTTCTACAACACCTTCACGGCCCGCTGCGATGACACCACAGCCGCCGAACTGGCCATGCACCGCATCGAGTTGAGTCGGGACGCGGCGACCGGCGAGGTGCACGCGCTGCGCGGTCCGGGCTTCGCGGGGGTGCAGTTCCACCCCGAGTCGGTGCTGACGCTGGACGGCGCCGGGGTCATCGCGGGGCTGTTGGCAGCTGTCCTCGTGTGA
- a CDS encoding alpha/beta fold hydrolase, whose product MLCGADVGAAADLADGQAARDLAALLDALGLSAERIVLGGLSMGGQIVMEFARLFPERLRGLVLADTFAKGETAEGKAIRNATADRLLREGMRGYTDEVLDKMIAPYTIARQPEVAAHVRRMMLGAPPEGAAAALRGRAERPDYTGLLRRIAVPALVVVGADDSYTPVSDAEFLHRHIRDATLAVIEGAAHLPNLERPDLFDEALGKFLATIR is encoded by the coding sequence GTGCTGTGCGGCGCGGACGTAGGTGCCGCGGCCGACCTCGCCGACGGTCAGGCCGCCCGTGACCTCGCCGCGCTCCTCGACGCGCTGGGCCTGTCGGCCGAGCGGATCGTGCTCGGCGGGCTGTCCATGGGCGGCCAGATCGTCATGGAGTTCGCCCGGCTGTTCCCGGAGCGGCTGCGCGGCCTGGTACTCGCCGACACCTTCGCGAAGGGCGAGACCGCCGAGGGCAAGGCGATCAGGAACGCCACCGCCGACCGGCTGCTGAGGGAGGGCATGCGCGGCTACACGGACGAGGTGCTGGACAAGATGATCGCGCCGTACACCATCGCGCGGCAGCCGGAGGTCGCCGCGCACGTCCGCCGGATGATGCTCGGCGCACCGCCCGAGGGAGCCGCCGCGGCGCTCCGCGGCCGGGCCGAACGTCCCGACTACACCGGACTGCTGCGGCGGATCGCAGTGCCCGCACTGGTCGTGGTCGGCGCGGACGACAGCTACACCCCGGTCTCCGACGCGGAGTTCCTGCACCGGCACATCCGGGACGCGACGCTCGCCGTCATCGAGGGGGCCGCCCATCTCCCGAACCTGGAGCGGCCCGATCTGTTCGACGAAGCACTCGGCAAGTTCCTGGCCACCATCCGGTAG
- a CDS encoding aminotransferase class I/II-fold pyridoxal phosphate-dependent enzyme, with product MTPLLRPDALEAVMGPVGPAGTLAARSAAAGLLTRAGLAGADPERILFAGNGRQAVAGAVAALVPPGGRLGVEEFTYPLVKGIAARIGVTLVPLATDASGLCPDAVRAAHRSAPLRAVYLQPTLHNPLGVTMPPQRRAELAETLRELDLWAVEDAIWSFLQEGADGGAAGEGGVGEKRPEVFRAVYGAEPAGPAPPLAPEPAGLPGAAAAGLPGAPGMQSAPLVGPAPVSPFAPFTPGVPRGAGLPLPPRVPFPPGPPLPPLAALAPERTVLVDSLSKRLAPGLTVGLLLTPAPLTDKAAAALRSGGWTAPGFALEAVTRWLADGTVDRVVRAKRRDAAARQALVREHLEGFDVRTGPRSYFAWWQLPDGWRAECFLAAAARRGIAVTPATAFAVAPEGTQGAAPAPNAVRLGLAGAPMTLLPYALSTLAAIARGAPEDALPE from the coding sequence ATGACCCCGCTGCTGCGCCCCGACGCCCTCGAAGCGGTGATGGGCCCGGTCGGTCCGGCCGGCACCCTGGCGGCCCGCAGCGCCGCGGCCGGGCTCCTCACCCGCGCGGGACTGGCCGGCGCCGATCCGGAACGGATCCTGTTCGCGGGCAACGGGCGGCAGGCGGTGGCCGGCGCGGTGGCCGCGCTGGTTCCGCCGGGCGGCCGGCTGGGCGTCGAGGAGTTCACCTATCCGCTGGTCAAGGGCATCGCGGCGCGGATCGGCGTGACCCTTGTACCGCTCGCGACGGACGCGTCCGGGCTGTGCCCCGACGCGGTACGTGCCGCCCACCGCTCCGCCCCGCTGCGGGCGGTCTATCTCCAGCCCACCCTGCACAACCCGCTCGGTGTGACCATGCCGCCCCAGCGGCGCGCCGAACTGGCCGAGACTCTGCGGGAGCTGGATCTGTGGGCGGTGGAGGACGCGATCTGGTCGTTTCTGCAGGAGGGCGCGGACGGGGGCGCGGCCGGGGAAGGGGGAGTGGGCGAGAAGCGGCCGGAGGTGTTCCGCGCCGTCTACGGTGCGGAGCCGGCCGGGCCCGCTCCGCCGCTCGCCCCGGAGCCGGCCGGCCTGCCGGGTGCGGCGGCCGCGGGCCTTCCCGGCGCCCCCGGGATGCAGTCGGCCCCCTTGGTGGGGCCCGCCCCCGTATCACCGTTCGCCCCCTTCACCCCCGGGGTGCCGCGCGGCGCGGGGCTGCCGCTGCCGCCCCGCGTACCCTTCCCGCCCGGCCCGCCGCTGCCGCCGCTCGCCGCGCTGGCGCCCGAGCGCACCGTCCTCGTCGACAGCCTCTCCAAGCGGTTGGCCCCCGGCCTCACCGTCGGTCTGCTCCTCACCCCCGCGCCGCTGACCGACAAGGCCGCCGCAGCCCTGCGTTCCGGCGGCTGGACCGCCCCCGGCTTCGCCCTGGAAGCCGTCACCCGCTGGCTGGCCGACGGCACCGTGGACCGCGTCGTCCGCGCCAAACGTCGGGACGCCGCCGCCCGGCAGGCGCTGGTCCGTGAGCACCTCGAAGGGTTCGACGTACGGACCGGCCCCCGCTCCTACTTCGCCTGGTGGCAGTTGCCGGACGGCTGGCGCGCGGAGTGCTTCCTGGCCGCCGCCGCCCGGCGCGGCATCGCCGTCACCCCGGCCACGGCGTTCGCGGTCGCCCCCGAGGGCACGCAGGGCGCCGCGCCCGCCCCGAACGCCGTACGCCTCGGCCTGGCCGGTGCTCCCATGACGCTGCTGCCGTACGCGCTGAGCACGCTCGCGGCCATCGCCCGCGGCGCTCCGGAGGACGCGCTCCCGGAGTGA
- a CDS encoding class II 3-deoxy-7-phosphoheptulonate synthase: MTVNAETHAGGNTWRDLPAAQQPDWPDQEALRDVIAELESYPPLVFAGECDQLRERLGAVARGEAFLLQGGDCAEAFDAVSAEHIRNKLKTLLQMGAVLTYAGSVPVVKVGRIAGQYSKPRSKPTETRDGVTLPTYRGDSVNGFEFTSEARIPDPQRLKRMYHASAATLNLVRAFTTGGYADLRQVHAWNQDFVKSSPSGQRYEALAREIDRALNFMNACGVDPEEFKTVEFFSSHEALILDYESALTRVDSRTGNLYDVSGHMVWIGERTRQLDGAHIEFASRIRNPIGVKLGPTSTPEDALTLIERLDPDREPGRLTFITRMGADQIRDRLPELVDKVTASGAQVAWICDPMHGNTFEAASGHKTRRFDDVLDEVKGFFEVHKSLGTHPGGIHVELTGDDVTECVGGGDEIFVDDLHQRYETACDPRLNRSQSLDLAFLVAEMYRHQ, translated from the coding sequence GTGACCGTGAACGCTGAAACCCACGCCGGTGGCAACACCTGGCGAGATCTGCCCGCGGCGCAGCAGCCTGACTGGCCGGACCAAGAGGCTCTGCGCGATGTGATCGCGGAGCTTGAGTCCTATCCACCGCTCGTCTTCGCGGGCGAGTGCGACCAGCTGCGTGAGCGCCTGGGAGCCGTCGCCCGTGGTGAGGCGTTCCTGCTGCAGGGCGGCGACTGCGCGGAGGCATTCGACGCCGTCTCCGCCGAGCACATCCGCAACAAGCTCAAGACGCTCCTCCAGATGGGCGCCGTACTGACCTACGCCGGGTCCGTCCCGGTGGTCAAGGTCGGCCGGATCGCCGGCCAGTACAGCAAGCCGCGCTCCAAACCCACCGAGACCCGCGACGGGGTGACGCTGCCGACCTACCGCGGCGACTCCGTCAACGGCTTCGAGTTCACCTCCGAGGCCCGGATCCCGGACCCGCAGCGGCTGAAGCGGATGTACCACGCCTCCGCGGCGACGCTGAACCTCGTCCGCGCCTTCACCACCGGCGGCTACGCCGACCTGCGCCAGGTGCACGCCTGGAACCAGGACTTCGTGAAGTCCTCGCCCTCCGGGCAGCGTTACGAGGCGCTGGCCCGCGAGATCGACCGCGCGCTGAACTTCATGAACGCCTGCGGGGTGGACCCGGAGGAGTTCAAGACGGTGGAGTTCTTCTCCTCGCACGAGGCGCTGATCCTGGACTACGAGTCGGCGCTGACCCGCGTCGACTCGCGTACCGGCAACCTCTACGACGTCTCCGGCCACATGGTCTGGATCGGCGAGCGCACCCGCCAGCTGGACGGCGCGCACATCGAGTTCGCCTCCCGGATCCGCAATCCGATCGGCGTCAAGCTCGGCCCGACCAGCACGCCCGAGGACGCGCTCACCCTGATCGAGCGCCTCGACCCGGATCGTGAGCCGGGCCGGCTGACCTTCATCACCCGCATGGGCGCGGACCAGATCCGCGACAGGCTCCCCGAGCTGGTCGACAAGGTCACCGCCTCCGGCGCCCAGGTCGCGTGGATCTGCGACCCGATGCACGGCAACACCTTCGAGGCGGCCTCGGGGCACAAGACCCGTCGCTTCGACGATGTGCTGGACGAGGTCAAGGGCTTCTTCGAGGTCCACAAGAGCCTCGGCACCCACCCGGGCGGCATCCACGTCGAGCTGACCGGCGACGATGTCACGGAGTGCGTGGGCGGCGGCGACGAGATCTTCGTCGACGATCTGCACCAGCGCTACGAGACCGCCTGCGACCCGCGGCTCAACCGCAGCCAGTCGCTGGACCTGGCGTTCCTGGTGGCGGAGATGTACCGCCACCAGTAA
- a CDS encoding (2Fe-2S)-binding protein — translation MYVCSCFGITEQQVREHADTGACTPRQIASACKAGTDCGNCVRRIQALLGRGACPRRELIDEGAPEPLVAEAAEGVLAGFPGAA, via the coding sequence GTGTACGTCTGCTCATGCTTCGGGATCACCGAGCAGCAGGTCCGCGAGCACGCGGATACGGGCGCCTGCACACCCCGCCAGATCGCCTCCGCCTGCAAGGCCGGCACCGACTGCGGCAACTGCGTACGCCGCATCCAGGCGCTGCTCGGCCGTGGCGCCTGCCCCCGGCGTGAGCTCATCGACGAGGGTGCGCCCGAGCCGCTGGTCGCGGAGGCGGCCGAAGGGGTGCTCGCGGGGTTCCCGGGGGCCGCGTAA
- the bfr gene encoding bacterioferritin, whose translation MQGDPEVIEFLNEQLTAELTAINQYFLHAKMQENFGWTKLAKYTRSESFDEMKHAEVLTDRLLFLEALPNYQRLFHVRVGQTVTEMFQADRQIEVEAIDRLRRGIELMRSKGDITSANIFEDILADEEHHIDYLDTQLELIEKLGEALYIAQQIEQPS comes from the coding sequence ATGCAGGGCGACCCCGAGGTCATCGAATTCCTCAACGAGCAGCTGACTGCCGAGCTGACCGCGATCAACCAGTACTTCCTGCATGCCAAGATGCAGGAGAACTTCGGCTGGACGAAGCTCGCGAAGTACACCCGCAGCGAGTCGTTCGACGAGATGAAGCACGCCGAGGTGCTGACCGATCGTCTTCTCTTCCTCGAAGCGCTGCCGAATTACCAGCGACTTTTCCACGTACGAGTCGGCCAGACCGTCACCGAGATGTTCCAGGCGGACCGGCAGATCGAGGTCGAGGCCATCGACCGGCTGCGGCGCGGTATCGAGTTGATGCGCAGCAAGGGCGACATCACCTCGGCGAATATCTTCGAGGACATCCTCGCGGACGAGGAGCATCACATCGACTATCTCGACACTCAGCTGGAGCTGATCGAGAAGCTCGGCGAGGCGCTCTACATCGCCCAGCAGATCGAGCAGCCGAGCTGA
- a CDS encoding sulfite oxidase-like oxidoreductase — MEDMGQPERREQEHPELPPGQRLQRGWPVTHYGPVPKFRPGRWEFRAFGATAGGAKHCWSHEEFTALPYATVVSDMHCVTKFSMLGAEWGGVLTRTILELAPPAPDVTHVMVWAEYGFSSNLRLADFAAENCIFATHRSGELLTAEHGFPVRLVVPHLYAWKGPKWVRGIEYMTADRRGFWEERGYHNLGDPWREQRYSYQEEPGEGPEL; from the coding sequence ATGGAGGACATGGGTCAGCCGGAACGCCGCGAACAGGAGCATCCTGAGCTCCCTCCGGGGCAGCGACTTCAGCGGGGCTGGCCGGTGACGCACTACGGGCCGGTGCCGAAGTTCCGCCCCGGGCGCTGGGAGTTCCGGGCCTTCGGCGCCACCGCGGGCGGCGCCAAACACTGCTGGTCGCACGAGGAATTCACGGCACTGCCGTATGCGACGGTCGTCTCCGATATGCATTGCGTGACCAAATTCAGCATGCTGGGCGCCGAATGGGGCGGGGTGCTCACACGGACAATCCTGGAGCTTGCGCCGCCCGCGCCGGATGTCACCCATGTGATGGTGTGGGCCGAGTACGGATTCAGCTCGAATTTGCGGCTGGCGGATTTCGCCGCGGAGAACTGCATCTTCGCCACCCACCGCTCCGGAGAACTGCTCACCGCCGAGCACGGCTTCCCGGTCCGGCTGGTCGTCCCGCATCTGTACGCCTGGAAGGGCCCCAAGTGGGTCCGCGGCATCGAGTACATGACGGCGGACCGCCGCGGCTTCTGGGAGGAGCGCGGCTATCACAACCTCGGCGACCCGTGGCGCGAGCAGCGGTACTCCTACCAGGAGGAGCCGGGCGAGGGCCCCGAACTCTGA
- a CDS encoding deoxyribonuclease IV: MSTSPSASPSPERAEQRARARNPVGGHVPVAGGLAKVGLPYARELGGETVQVFVANPRGWATPPGNPGQDEAFRAACARDGIPAYIHAPYLINFGSHTEATVDKSVASLRHSLRRGREIGALGVVVHTGSATGGRPRAQALAQVRERMRPLLDELTHDDAPWLLLEPTAGQGASLCALAEDLGPYFDVLDRHPRLGVCLDTCHAFAAGHDMAAPGGMKALLDELVEVTGEGRLKLIHANDSKDVVGAHKDRHANIGAGHIGAEPFGELFRHPATEGVPLMIETPGGKEGHAADVARLKELRGG, from the coding sequence GTGAGTACTTCCCCGTCCGCTTCCCCGTCCCCAGAGCGCGCCGAGCAGCGCGCCCGTGCACGCAATCCGGTCGGCGGCCATGTGCCGGTGGCCGGCGGCCTGGCCAAGGTCGGCCTTCCCTACGCCCGCGAGCTGGGCGGCGAGACCGTGCAGGTCTTCGTGGCCAATCCGCGCGGCTGGGCGACGCCGCCCGGGAACCCCGGGCAGGACGAGGCGTTCCGGGCGGCCTGCGCACGGGACGGCATCCCGGCGTACATCCACGCCCCCTACCTGATCAACTTCGGTTCGCACACCGAGGCGACCGTCGACAAGTCCGTGGCCTCCCTGCGGCACTCGCTGCGCCGCGGCCGGGAGATCGGCGCCCTCGGGGTGGTCGTGCACACCGGCTCGGCGACCGGCGGGCGGCCGCGTGCGCAGGCGCTGGCGCAGGTCAGGGAGCGGATGCGGCCGCTGCTGGACGAGTTGACGCACGACGACGCCCCATGGCTGCTGCTGGAGCCGACGGCGGGCCAGGGCGCCTCGCTGTGCGCACTGGCGGAGGATCTCGGGCCGTACTTCGACGTGCTGGACCGGCACCCCAGGCTGGGCGTCTGCCTCGATACGTGCCATGCCTTCGCGGCCGGTCACGACATGGCGGCGCCGGGCGGGATGAAGGCGCTGCTGGACGAGCTGGTGGAGGTCACCGGCGAGGGCCGGCTGAAGCTGATCCACGCCAATGACTCCAAGGACGTGGTCGGCGCCCACAAGGACCGGCACGCGAACATCGGCGCCGGGCACATCGGTGCGGAACCCTTCGGGGAGCTGTTCCGTCATCCGGCGACGGAGGGCGTGCCCCTGATGATCGAGACGCCGGGCGGCAAGGAGGGGCATGCCGCGGACGTGGCCCGCCTGAAGGAGTTGCGCGGCGGCTGA